A stretch of Cytophagales bacterium DNA encodes these proteins:
- a CDS encoding gliding motility-associated C-terminal domain-containing protein has translation MMKKITLLEFWRHLFIKSCLTLFLFALLISDLEASHIRAGEIIATRIDPFERTYEFTFIGYRDDLTSVRFGNGIFRFGDGEIEEIPTIFNEVQIRENLFRVEFRLVHTYRGNGAYTVSYEEEYRNRGIANMNDSGNTLFYVESQIVIDGLVGLNSTPRFTYPPIDDGTIGLAYHHNPVAFDPDDDSLSYELVTPQQARGMSVTNYRLPNAPEFYVDIPFFDGNEGGGSEPSFSIDQDGNLIWDAPGDFLNLAGGNECPPGVERCAEYNVAFKVTEWKKLGAEYVPYGYVIRDMQITISEGDNTPPELKFPADICVEAGTNISEIISATDVDGHQVELSAFGAPFQVPGPATVSPFPFEYQDSPAEMTFAWNTLCGHVKGSPYIVGFRANDLPEEDGERVGPSLSDVGFWSITVVGPAPQGLVLQNNQEGISVDWESYFCSNADNIQVWRRIGPYAFEPDECEVGIPEGAGYRLVGQVTGTENSFFDQSNVAAGALYCYRLVASFPQEGISYASEEVCITVPLNTPIITNVDVANTSVTDGEIIVKWLPSETDNGSFHKVLRFDNLNGKGTPVEVASGLTQLEFVDQGLNTDRNQYSYQVLSGTDSATVASQVHLDLQPGIEQIELTWVANVPWTNQSQRFPYHYVYRNQINEADPDQVVLVDSIRADLVQLQYLDNGAIGNTPLQSDSTYCYFVTTQGTYENSPGLPEPLLNRSQLACSKPNDITPPCEPSFPQIVNLKSCEENPLFATCPNEYFNELTWDMGAEAEGCDEEVRLYNVYFSQSGLVNEYEVVATVNTNAFIHQDLSSFKGCYRISAVDRSGNESELSEEVCNDNCSSLELPNVFTPNSDGKNDTFIPFASFIEDNESRDEFCDLFIDRVEFQVFDRTGKEVFAMNSDNPENSKFIQWDGRSNNGNSLPTGIYYYQANVQFDVLASSESHKIFNGWVQILK, from the coding sequence ATGATGAAGAAAATTACGCTATTGGAATTTTGGCGACACTTATTCATTAAGTCCTGCCTGACTCTTTTCCTGTTTGCACTCCTTATTTCAGACCTTGAAGCCTCTCATATCAGAGCCGGTGAGATCATCGCAACGAGAATTGATCCCTTCGAACGTACCTATGAATTTACCTTTATTGGTTATCGTGATGACCTTACGAGTGTGAGATTTGGGAATGGTATTTTTCGCTTCGGCGATGGTGAAATTGAGGAAATTCCGACGATCTTCAATGAGGTACAAATAAGAGAGAATTTATTTCGTGTAGAATTTAGATTGGTTCATACCTATCGAGGAAATGGAGCTTACACAGTTTCATATGAGGAAGAGTACAGAAATAGAGGGATAGCCAATATGAATGATAGTGGAAACACACTGTTCTATGTTGAGTCTCAAATTGTAATAGACGGATTAGTCGGGTTGAACAGTACCCCCAGGTTTACTTATCCACCCATTGACGATGGTACTATCGGATTGGCCTATCACCATAATCCAGTAGCTTTTGATCCGGATGACGATAGTTTGAGTTATGAATTGGTCACCCCTCAGCAGGCAAGAGGTATGTCTGTGACGAATTATCGACTACCAAATGCACCGGAGTTTTATGTGGACATTCCCTTTTTTGATGGGAATGAAGGTGGTGGTAGTGAACCTTCATTTTCTATTGATCAGGATGGGAATTTGATTTGGGACGCACCCGGAGATTTCCTTAACCTGGCTGGAGGAAATGAGTGCCCTCCCGGAGTGGAAAGGTGTGCCGAATACAATGTGGCCTTTAAGGTGACAGAGTGGAAAAAATTAGGTGCGGAATACGTTCCTTATGGCTACGTGATCAGAGACATGCAGATTACGATCAGTGAAGGGGATAATACACCGCCGGAGTTGAAATTTCCAGCAGACATATGTGTAGAAGCAGGAACTAATATTTCCGAGATCATATCCGCCACCGATGTAGATGGACATCAAGTAGAACTGAGTGCCTTTGGTGCTCCCTTTCAAGTGCCCGGTCCTGCAACCGTTTCTCCTTTTCCATTTGAATACCAGGATAGTCCTGCAGAAATGACCTTTGCCTGGAATACCCTTTGTGGACATGTAAAAGGAAGTCCTTACATCGTCGGGTTCAGGGCCAATGACCTGCCCGAGGAAGATGGTGAACGCGTTGGTCCTTCCCTAAGTGATGTAGGGTTTTGGTCCATTACCGTGGTTGGTCCGGCACCACAAGGTTTGGTGTTGCAGAATAATCAGGAGGGTATATCCGTGGATTGGGAATCCTATTTCTGCTCAAATGCTGATAATATTCAGGTTTGGCGACGTATCGGGCCCTATGCGTTTGAGCCGGATGAATGTGAAGTGGGGATTCCGGAAGGAGCAGGCTATCGCCTGGTAGGTCAGGTTACAGGAACAGAAAATTCATTTTTCGACCAGTCGAATGTGGCCGCAGGAGCGCTATACTGTTATCGATTAGTGGCCTCTTTTCCTCAGGAGGGTATCAGCTATGCCTCTGAGGAAGTGTGCATCACCGTTCCATTGAATACGCCAATCATTACTAATGTGGACGTTGCTAATACCTCAGTAACAGATGGAGAGATCATTGTGAAGTGGTTGCCTTCGGAGACAGATAATGGTTCTTTTCATAAGGTATTGCGGTTCGATAACTTAAATGGAAAAGGAACTCCTGTGGAAGTTGCAAGCGGTTTAACGCAGCTGGAATTTGTAGATCAAGGATTGAATACGGATCGAAACCAATACAGCTATCAGGTGTTGAGTGGAACCGATTCAGCAACGGTAGCTTCACAAGTTCATTTGGATTTACAACCCGGAATCGAGCAAATTGAGCTCACATGGGTGGCCAATGTTCCCTGGACTAATCAAAGCCAGCGTTTCCCGTATCACTACGTTTATAGGAATCAAATCAATGAAGCGGATCCTGATCAGGTGGTACTTGTTGATTCGATACGCGCTGACCTTGTTCAGCTGCAATATCTCGATAACGGAGCCATTGGCAACACCCCTTTGCAATCAGATTCAACTTATTGCTACTTCGTAACCACGCAAGGGACGTATGAGAACAGTCCGGGACTTCCCGAACCTTTATTGAATCGATCTCAATTAGCATGCTCCAAACCCAATGACATTACACCACCCTGCGAACCATCCTTCCCTCAAATTGTGAATTTGAAATCTTGTGAGGAGAACCCACTTTTTGCCACTTGTCCCAATGAATATTTCAATGAGTTGACCTGGGACATGGGTGCAGAAGCCGAAGGTTGTGATGAGGAGGTGAGACTTTATAACGTGTACTTTTCACAATCAGGATTAGTCAATGAATATGAAGTGGTGGCAACCGTAAATACCAATGCATTCATTCATCAAGATTTAAGTTCCTTTAAAGGTTGTTACCGAATTTCGGCAGTGGATAGGTCGGGCAATGAAAGCGAATTGTCGGAGGAAGTGTGTAACGATAATTGCTCTTCTCTAGAGCTACCAAATGTCTTTACGCCCAATTCGGATGGGAAAAACGATACATTTATTCCATTTGCGTCGTTCATTGAAGACAATGAGTCGCGAGATGAGTTTTGCGACCTGTTCATTGATCGGGTGGAATTTCAGGTGTTTGACCGCACGGGTAAGGAAGTATTTGCCATGAACTCAGATAATCCTGAAAATAGCAAGTTCATTCAGTGGGATGGTCGATCCAATAATGGAAATTCTTTACCCACAGGCATCTATTATTATCAAGCCAACGTACAGTTTGATGTACTTGCCAGTTCCGAGTCACATAAAATTTTCAACGGCTGGGTACAGATATTGAAGTGA
- a CDS encoding succinate dehydrogenase cytochrome b subunit: MSWTKKFFGSSIGRKYAMAASALFLIIFLLQHFAINFTSVFSEQVFNDLSHFMGTNPLVQFALQPVLIFGVVFHFIMGFVLDIKNKQARNVKYAQYNGAANASWFSRNMILSGVVILAFLGLHFYDFWIPEINTKFIQGDMSGMINGKLRYYHEMVEKFHDPIRVAIYCVSFVLLSLHLLHGFQSAFQSVGVNHNKYTPVIQKLGKLYAIVIPVGFIFIALFHHFSGH, encoded by the coding sequence ATGAGTTGGACCAAAAAATTCTTCGGGAGTTCCATAGGACGAAAGTATGCGATGGCAGCTTCGGCCTTGTTCCTGATTATATTCCTGCTGCAGCACTTTGCCATCAATTTCACCTCTGTATTTAGCGAACAAGTCTTCAATGATTTGTCCCATTTTATGGGCACTAATCCGTTGGTTCAGTTTGCCCTACAGCCCGTTTTGATCTTTGGTGTCGTTTTCCATTTCATCATGGGATTCGTACTGGACATCAAAAACAAACAAGCTCGAAATGTGAAGTACGCCCAGTATAATGGTGCGGCAAACGCGAGCTGGTTTTCTCGAAACATGATCCTGAGTGGCGTGGTGATCCTGGCGTTCCTGGGACTTCACTTCTATGATTTCTGGATCCCTGAGATCAATACAAAATTCATTCAAGGTGATATGAGTGGTATGATCAATGGTAAACTGCGGTACTACCACGAAATGGTAGAGAAGTTTCATGACCCCATCCGAGTGGCCATCTACTGTGTGTCTTTTGTCTTGTTGTCATTGCATTTGTTACACGGATTCCAATCGGCATTCCAAAGTGTGGGTGTAAATCACAACAAATACACGCCGGTCATTCAAAAACTAGGAAAGCTTTACGCGATCGTGATCCCTGTAGGATTCATCTTCATCGCATTGTTTCACCATTTCAGCGGACATTAA
- a CDS encoding fumarate reductase/succinate dehydrogenase flavoprotein subunit → MSTLDSKIPDGPLKDKWTNYKNSIKLVNPANKRLIDVIVVGTGLAGGSAAATLAELGYNVKAFCYQDSPRRAHSIAAQGGINAAKNYQGDGDSTHRLFYDTVKGGDYRSREANVHRLAEVSTNIIDQCVAQGVPFARDYGGLLDNRSFGGVQVSRTFYAKGQTGQQLLLGCYSAMSRQIGKGKITMYNRHEMMDLVIVDGKARGIIARNLVNGEIERHSAHAVVIASGGYGNVFFLSTNAMGSNVSAGWKIHKKGAYFANPCFTQIHPTCIPQHGDQQSKLTLMSESLRNDGRIWVPAKKEDAEAVRAGNLKPTEIAEENRDYFLERRYPSFGNLVPRDVASRAAKERCDAGFGVGTNETGEAVYLDFSAAIMRYGQEQANINGEHNASQERVKELGENMVRAKYGNLFQMYEKITADNPYKTPMKIYPAVHYTMGGVWVDYNLMTTINGCYAIGEANFSDHGANRLGASALMQGLADGYFVLPYTIGDYLADDIRTGAISTDSPEFEAAEKAVKDQIDFFLNNKGSHSVDYYHKKLGKIMWNQVGMARNKAGLEDAIAKIKELRDEFWKEVKVPGVAEGMNLELEKAGRVADFLELGELFARDALEREESCGGHFREEHQTEEGEAVRNDGNFTHVSAWEFKGEPAEAVLHKEALNYENIELKTRSYK, encoded by the coding sequence ATGAGCACTTTAGATTCCAAAATCCCAGATGGTCCACTGAAGGATAAATGGACCAATTATAAAAATAGCATTAAGCTGGTCAACCCTGCGAACAAAAGACTGATTGATGTCATCGTGGTGGGAACAGGACTGGCCGGAGGTTCAGCAGCAGCTACATTGGCTGAGTTGGGCTACAACGTAAAAGCATTTTGCTATCAGGATTCTCCCCGTCGGGCACACTCTATTGCTGCTCAGGGAGGTATCAATGCGGCAAAAAACTATCAGGGTGACGGTGACTCTACCCACCGACTGTTTTATGATACAGTAAAAGGGGGTGACTATCGTTCAAGAGAGGCGAACGTCCATCGATTGGCAGAAGTATCGACCAACATCATCGACCAATGTGTGGCACAAGGTGTTCCTTTTGCTAGGGATTACGGTGGGTTGTTGGACAACCGTTCTTTTGGTGGAGTCCAGGTATCCAGAACCTTCTATGCCAAAGGACAAACCGGACAGCAACTCTTGCTAGGATGTTATTCTGCTATGTCTCGGCAAATCGGGAAGGGTAAGATCACGATGTACAACCGTCACGAGATGATGGATTTGGTCATTGTCGATGGGAAAGCACGAGGCATCATTGCCAGAAATCTGGTAAATGGAGAAATCGAAAGACATTCAGCACATGCGGTGGTGATCGCATCTGGAGGATATGGCAACGTCTTTTTCTTGTCGACTAATGCAATGGGATCGAATGTTTCGGCCGGTTGGAAAATCCACAAGAAAGGCGCCTACTTTGCGAACCCTTGCTTCACGCAAATTCACCCCACATGTATTCCACAGCACGGAGATCAGCAGTCTAAGCTGACTCTGATGAGTGAATCACTGAGAAATGACGGACGAATTTGGGTCCCTGCTAAGAAAGAAGACGCTGAAGCCGTTCGTGCGGGCAACCTGAAACCTACTGAGATTGCGGAAGAAAACAGAGATTACTTCCTGGAGCGTCGATATCCATCTTTTGGAAACCTGGTTCCACGTGATGTAGCGTCAAGAGCTGCAAAAGAACGTTGTGACGCTGGTTTCGGAGTAGGAACAAATGAGACCGGAGAAGCAGTTTATCTGGATTTTTCGGCCGCGATCATGCGCTACGGACAAGAGCAAGCCAACATCAACGGGGAACACAATGCTTCACAAGAACGCGTAAAAGAACTCGGTGAGAATATGGTGAGGGCCAAGTATGGCAACCTGTTCCAGATGTATGAAAAGATCACTGCGGACAACCCATATAAAACACCAATGAAAATCTATCCAGCGGTACACTATACCATGGGTGGTGTTTGGGTGGATTACAACCTGATGACCACCATCAACGGTTGCTACGCAATAGGGGAAGCTAACTTCTCAGACCATGGTGCTAACCGATTGGGAGCTTCTGCTTTGATGCAGGGACTAGCTGATGGTTACTTCGTCTTGCCTTATACCATTGGTGATTATTTGGCAGATGACATTAGAACGGGTGCCATCTCTACGGATTCCCCTGAATTTGAAGCAGCAGAAAAAGCAGTGAAAGATCAAATCGATTTCTTCCTGAATAACAAAGGGTCGCACTCAGTGGATTATTATCACAAGAAACTGGGTAAGATCATGTGGAATCAGGTAGGAATGGCCAGGAATAAGGCCGGTCTTGAGGATGCCATTGCCAAAATCAAAGAACTAAGAGATGAGTTCTGGAAAGAGGTAAAAGTTCCGGGTGTAGCTGAAGGCATGAACCTTGAACTGGAAAAAGCAGGCCGAGTCGCAGACTTCCTTGAATTAGGAGAGCTGTTCGCAAGGGATGCACTGGAAAGAGAAGAATCTTGTGGGGGCCACTTCCGTGAAGAGCACCAAACGGAGGAAGGAGAAGCGGTAAGAAACGATGGTAACTTCACCCACGTTTCCGCCTGGGAATTTAAAGGGGAACCTGCTGAAGCGGTCTTGCATAAAGAGGCGCTGAATTACGAAAACATTGAATTGAAAACACGGTCATACAAATAA
- a CDS encoding succinate dehydrogenase/fumarate reductase iron-sulfur subunit gives MSGKGLNLTLKVWRQKNDKDKGQMEEYQVKDISTDSSFLEMMDILNEQLIDEGKEPVAFDHDCREGICGSCSMMINGEAHGPGREITTCQLHMREFKDGDTIFIEPWRAKAFPVIKDLVVDRSAFDRIMATGGFIGVNTSGNTQDANAIPIPKEDADKAFDAATCIGCGACVATCKNASAMLFVSAKVSQFALLPQGQVEAKERVQHMVNQMDEEGFGNCTNTGACEVECPKGISLENIARMNREYLKASFS, from the coding sequence ATGTCAGGAAAAGGATTAAACCTTACTTTAAAAGTTTGGAGACAGAAAAATGACAAGGACAAGGGCCAAATGGAGGAATATCAGGTAAAAGATATTTCTACGGATAGTTCTTTCCTGGAAATGATGGATATCCTGAATGAGCAGTTGATTGATGAGGGAAAGGAGCCTGTTGCTTTTGATCATGACTGTCGTGAAGGAATTTGTGGAAGTTGCTCCATGATGATCAATGGAGAAGCACACGGTCCGGGCAGAGAAATCACAACCTGTCAGTTACATATGCGTGAATTCAAAGACGGTGATACGATCTTTATCGAACCTTGGAGAGCAAAAGCCTTCCCGGTAATCAAAGACCTGGTCGTAGATCGAAGTGCATTCGACCGTATCATGGCCACAGGAGGATTCATCGGTGTAAATACGTCTGGAAATACCCAGGATGCCAACGCCATTCCCATTCCAAAGGAAGATGCAGACAAGGCATTTGATGCAGCGACTTGCATTGGCTGTGGCGCTTGCGTAGCAACTTGTAAGAATGCCTCTGCCATGCTATTCGTCTCTGCCAAAGTATCTCAATTTGCTCTGTTACCTCAAGGCCAGGTGGAAGCCAAAGAGCGAGTACAGCACATGGTGAACCAAATGGATGAAGAAGGTTTTGGTAACTGCACCAACACCGGAGCTTGCGAAGTAGAGTGTCCTAAAGGCATCTCACTAGAGAACATCGCAAGAATGAACAGAGAGTATTTGAAAGCTAGTTTTAGTTGA
- a CDS encoding T9SS type A sorting domain-containing protein, with amino-acid sequence MWFIGGQPIGAPGHHDVFRTYSFKGDACVKILSNDNEISFISSPDYENPMDANVDNVYLLDLMAEDGAGNSTMLELSITVLDVAESAPEITSSSAIAVAENTEGVVYVATANETVIFTLGTSKDEAQFALTNGTEISFGTTPDFETPLDADKDNVYEVDLNATNGGGLSSTLEFTFTVRDMDEVAPSITSGLTASFEENGTGVAYSITADESATFSLGTSKDEALFLLENENEISFTTIPDFETPGDSDGDNVYLLDISAIDVAGNSTTIELSISVTDVNEDVLSTIIPVRSLKVYPNPATNILSFEADQAEKVTVADLTGRVMFIPAGEDEQLLDISDLAEGVYVLRIETANRIYHQRFTKR; translated from the coding sequence GTGTGGTTCATTGGGGGTCAACCAATTGGTGCACCGGGCCATCATGACGTTTTCAGAACCTATTCCTTCAAAGGTGATGCCTGCGTAAAAATTCTGTCCAATGACAATGAAATCAGTTTTATCAGCTCGCCAGATTACGAAAATCCAATGGATGCAAATGTTGACAATGTTTATCTGTTGGATTTGATGGCTGAAGATGGTGCAGGGAATAGTACTATGCTGGAGTTGTCGATTACCGTTCTGGATGTGGCTGAATCTGCTCCTGAAATCACTTCAAGTTCGGCGATAGCGGTGGCTGAAAATACGGAAGGAGTAGTGTATGTCGCAACTGCAAATGAGACGGTGATCTTCACGTTGGGAACGTCGAAAGATGAGGCACAATTTGCACTTACGAATGGGACTGAGATCAGCTTCGGAACCACTCCTGATTTTGAGACTCCTCTGGATGCTGATAAAGACAATGTTTATGAGGTAGACTTGAATGCAACAAATGGCGGTGGCCTGTCATCAACATTAGAATTCACCTTCACCGTACGTGATATGGATGAGGTAGCACCTTCCATTACTTCTGGGTTGACAGCTTCTTTTGAAGAAAATGGAACAGGCGTAGCATATAGCATTACCGCTGATGAGAGTGCTACGTTCTCTTTAGGAACAAGTAAAGACGAAGCACTATTCCTACTGGAAAATGAGAACGAGATCAGCTTTACCACCATCCCGGATTTTGAAACTCCTGGAGATTCTGATGGGGATAATGTTTACCTTTTGGATATCTCGGCCATCGATGTGGCAGGGAACTCAACTACGATTGAATTGTCAATTAGCGTTACGGATGTCAATGAAGATGTATTGTCAACCATAATACCTGTTCGGAGTTTGAAGGTGTACCCTAATCCGGCTACCAATATCCTTTCGTTTGAAGCAGATCAAGCGGAAAAAGTAACTGTGGCTGATTTAACGGGCCGAGTGATGTTTATTCCTGCCGGAGAAGATGAGCAATTGCTGGATATTTCTGATTTAGCAGAAGGAGTCTATGTCCTTCGCATTGAGACAGCAAACCGTATTTATCATCAGAGATTCACAAAAAGATAA
- a CDS encoding N-acetylmuramoyl-L-alanine amidase, whose translation MKATAIPAHEDRFVRSGEDSAKKSFVFTPKTLDIPGTDESFEVIECKPETGDKSFYYEEETPKERITIHFTAGYLKGDIAALTTPDNHVSVPYVIARNGNIYELFDPTLWSYHLGKGALGGNTTGSKASIGIELSNIGPLTLTGNELETSYAGDIYCSLDESEFYVETEEFRGRTYFATHTDAQYNSLLQLLKYLTARFDIPYAFLPEPQRYEPSLEAAQFKGINTHINSRESGKWDIGPGFDWDRIAEGAEIVDVSVPDLGDNTNYVVQAGESLTAIANKFNVTVDALKAANESKLQTWGSVQGFNADEEIEIPS comes from the coding sequence ATGAAAGCAACTGCAATACCCGCACACGAAGACCGATTTGTCCGTTCTGGTGAAGATAGTGCCAAAAAAAGTTTTGTATTCACACCCAAAACATTGGATATTCCCGGTACGGATGAATCATTTGAAGTAATCGAGTGCAAGCCAGAAACCGGAGACAAGTCCTTCTATTACGAGGAAGAAACACCCAAGGAAAGGATCACCATTCACTTTACGGCTGGTTATCTGAAGGGAGATATCGCTGCATTGACCACTCCTGATAATCATGTTTCTGTTCCATATGTGATTGCTAGAAATGGAAATATCTATGAATTGTTTGACCCAACCTTATGGAGCTATCACCTGGGTAAAGGTGCATTAGGCGGCAATACTACAGGAAGTAAAGCTTCTATTGGTATAGAGCTGTCTAATATCGGGCCGCTGACCTTGACGGGAAATGAACTGGAAACTTCTTATGCCGGTGATATTTATTGCTCACTGGATGAATCGGAGTTTTATGTAGAAACAGAAGAATTTCGGGGCAGAACTTATTTCGCAACTCATACAGATGCCCAATACAATAGCCTTTTGCAATTGCTGAAGTACCTGACAGCAAGGTTTGATATTCCTTATGCCTTCCTGCCAGAACCTCAGCGCTATGAGCCTAGCTTAGAAGCCGCACAATTCAAGGGTATCAATACCCACATCAATTCAAGGGAGTCTGGTAAGTGGGACATTGGACCTGGTTTTGATTGGGATCGAATCGCGGAAGGTGCCGAGATTGTTGATGTTTCCGTACCTGACCTAGGAGATAATACTAATTACGTTGTACAAGCTGGCGAGTCACTGACCGCCATTGCCAATAAGTTCAATGTAACCGTAGATGCCTTGAAAGCAGCGAATGAATCCAAATTGCAAACCTGGGGCTCTGTACAAGGCTTCAATGCCGATGAGGAGATAGAGATTCCTTCTTGA
- a CDS encoding molybdopterin cofactor-binding domain-containing protein, producing the protein MTLIKEKYNRRSFMKVSTMAGGGIMLGVSWLQSCAPEQAEVLGIPETWVDMNAFIKIGDNGVVTIYSPNPEIGQNVKTSMPMIIAEELDVDWKNVVVEQAPYDISKYTRQLAGGSQSIRQGWTSLRTAGATVRRMLMEAAAKEWQVPVGELTTENGVIKHSSGKSIGYGAVASAASGMEVPQDVKLKDPKDFKIIGQSKKNVDAPKIVTGQPLYGIDIKREGMQIAAIVHPPAFGMKVKSVDDTAARAVSGITDVVIVNTEPAEKQWSDTNAFTELVAVVGKSTWQVMKAKKALKIEWTQDTPAESTIDHNQKLASALAKSSEAARENGNPGRAFANAAQVVEREYSAPFLAHNTMEPMNFFADVKEGSAELVGPIQTPEYLSKSAASLLGIPEENISIDMTRMGGGFGRRLYGHFALEAAAISQKVGTPIKMVYTREDDMAQGTYRPAYQVKYRAALDANNKMTALHVKGSGIHGSPVFADRFPAGSVDNYLAENEGVESNISAGAWRAPRSNFMAGIENAFLDEVAEAAGKDPIDFRLELFDRAINDPIGERNDYDPKRYAGVLEEVKKKANWGTATPGVHRGVSAYYCHNSYVAQVLDIEMKNGTPRVKKVWCVVDCGVVVNPGAAKNQIEGGIVDGIGHAMYGQLTFKDGAPEQQNFDRYRLIRQREAPLEIETFFINNGIDPTGLGEPSLPPIMGALANALYKATGERFYNQPFIQNEIKLG; encoded by the coding sequence ATGACATTAATCAAAGAGAAATATAATCGTCGATCTTTCATGAAAGTGTCCACCATGGCTGGTGGAGGGATCATGTTAGGTGTAAGCTGGCTACAAAGCTGCGCTCCGGAACAAGCCGAAGTGCTTGGTATTCCCGAGACCTGGGTCGACATGAATGCATTCATCAAAATTGGTGACAATGGCGTCGTTACCATCTATTCGCCTAATCCTGAGATCGGACAAAATGTGAAAACGTCTATGCCGATGATCATAGCGGAGGAATTGGACGTTGATTGGAAAAATGTGGTGGTGGAACAAGCACCCTACGACATTTCCAAATACACCCGTCAGTTGGCCGGAGGTAGCCAGTCCATTCGTCAAGGCTGGACCAGTTTGCGGACTGCAGGTGCGACCGTAAGACGCATGTTAATGGAAGCAGCCGCGAAAGAATGGCAAGTTCCTGTGGGTGAGTTGACGACCGAGAATGGTGTGATCAAACACAGCTCAGGAAAATCAATCGGTTATGGAGCAGTAGCTTCGGCGGCTTCAGGAATGGAAGTTCCTCAAGATGTTAAACTGAAAGACCCCAAGGATTTTAAGATCATTGGCCAGTCCAAGAAAAATGTTGATGCACCTAAGATCGTTACCGGACAGCCTTTATATGGTATCGATATCAAACGAGAAGGCATGCAAATCGCAGCTATTGTGCATCCGCCGGCGTTTGGAATGAAGGTGAAATCTGTGGATGATACTGCCGCCCGAGCGGTATCGGGTATCACTGATGTCGTAATTGTAAATACCGAACCTGCTGAGAAGCAATGGTCTGATACCAATGCATTCACAGAATTGGTTGCAGTTGTAGGTAAGTCTACCTGGCAAGTGATGAAGGCTAAGAAAGCCTTGAAAATTGAATGGACACAGGACACGCCTGCTGAAAGCACCATTGATCACAACCAGAAACTCGCCAGTGCTTTGGCAAAAAGTTCTGAAGCAGCTCGCGAAAATGGTAACCCTGGTCGCGCATTTGCGAATGCTGCTCAGGTCGTAGAAAGAGAATATTCAGCACCGTTCCTGGCACACAATACCATGGAGCCTATGAACTTCTTTGCCGATGTGAAGGAAGGAAGTGCTGAGTTGGTCGGACCAATCCAGACACCAGAATACCTGAGTAAAAGTGCGGCTAGTCTGCTTGGAATTCCTGAAGAAAACATTTCCATAGACATGACCCGAATGGGGGGAGGATTTGGACGTAGACTTTACGGACACTTCGCATTGGAAGCGGCTGCTATCTCTCAAAAAGTTGGAACACCGATTAAGATGGTTTACACCAGAGAGGATGATATGGCGCAGGGTACTTATCGACCTGCTTACCAGGTGAAATACCGTGCAGCTTTAGATGCGAACAATAAAATGACCGCTTTACATGTGAAAGGATCGGGTATTCATGGAAGTCCGGTGTTTGCCGATCGTTTCCCTGCAGGTTCCGTGGATAACTACCTGGCGGAAAATGAAGGTGTTGAATCCAACATTTCGGCAGGAGCATGGAGAGCACCTCGTTCTAACTTCATGGCAGGTATCGAAAATGCCTTCCTCGATGAAGTAGCTGAAGCGGCTGGTAAAGATCCGATCGATTTCCGGCTGGAACTGTTTGATCGTGCGATCAACGATCCGATTGGAGAGAGAAATGATTACGATCCTAAACGATATGCGGGCGTTTTGGAAGAAGTGAAGAAGAAGGCCAACTGGGGTACGGCAACACCCGGCGTTCATCGTGGTGTCTCTGCTTACTATTGCCATAATTCCTATGTGGCTCAGGTGCTGGACATTGAGATGAAGAACGGAACACCTCGTGTGAAAAAAGTTTGGTGTGTGGTGGATTGTGGTGTGGTAGTAAACCCCGGAGCTGCCAAGAACCAGATCGAAGGAGGAATCGTCGATGGCATCGGACATGCGATGTACGGTCAACTGACATTCAAAGATGGGGCTCCTGAGCAGCAGAACTTTGATCGTTACCGATTGATCCGTCAGCGAGAGGCGCCACTGGAGATTGAGACTTTCTTCATCAATAATGGAATTGATCCTACTGGATTGGGAGAACCATCGTTGCCACCAATCATGGGGGCACTAGCCAATGCTTTGTACAAAGCCACAGGTGAAAGGTTCTACAATCAGCCATTCATTCAGAATGAGATCAAATTAGGATAA